In Candidatus Moanabacter tarae, the genomic stretch TTGCATGCAGATAAAATCAATGGAACAGGAAGCAAATTTTATCGGGGGATGATTCGGCAATTTCAAGTATATTGTCGATATTGGAGATCTTCTTCAATTTTGGATCCAACCTTTTAGTGGCTTCTATGCAGGGCTCGGAATGATTACCATCTTGGGCTTTTTAGTTTGACGCGTTTTCCAGCAATTGATCCTCAGAAAATTGAACTATAATCTACATGATTTCTTGAAACGATTTGAGAATCGAAATTATCGAAAAGGAGTTTATCTTGGGAGACACAAAGGAAAGTGTGCTCCGGCTAACGTATTTTGAAGCGGGCCTGGTCTGTTACTCTTATCAAATCGAACTTTGGAATACTTTTGAGGAGGCGGCTCCCATCAGAGAATAGGTGGTCCTACTCGAATCTGAAAGTTCTTAAGGTTCGTATGATGCCCACTATTCTGATTAATAAGATGGTGATAATTCAGGCTAATTATTTTGGTGTTTGCCTGTACAAGCAAGGGAAAGGATTTATAGGATTAAAAGCATGTTTAAGGGGAGTAGGGGATTTTAAGCGGGAAGGGCTGGTGACGATATGGAAAAAGCTCTGAAAACCCATTTCGGGTTTGATAGTTTTCGGCCTGGGCAAAGGGCAGTGATTGATGCGATTTTAAAGAAAAGGGATATCATGGTCGTAATGCCTACCGGCGGGGGAAAGTCTCTTTGTTATCAACTCCCGGCGGTTATGATTCGCGGTATAACAATCGTTGTTTCTCCCCTGATAGCCTTGATGAAGGACCAGGTGGACTCTTTGATTAGGAGATCGATTCCTGCCACATTTATAAACAGCAGTTTAAGCCGAAGGGAGCAGGATCGGCGGGTTCAGGATATGAAAATGGGTATCTATACGCTCATCTACGTGGCCCCAGAACGATTTAGAAATACGCTATTTCTCAACGCCCTTAAGGGCGTTGAAATCTCCTTTTTCGCCATTGACGAAGCTCATTGTGTATCGATGTGGGGTCACGATTTTCGGCCTGATTACCTTGGGATTGGTCGTGCTATCGATAAGTTGGGACACCCTCCGATTGCTGCATTTACGGCCACAGCGACTCCGGAAGTCAGAGCGGATATTATTAGGCACCTTAATATTAATGAGGGTATCGAATTTGTCACAGGGTTCAGGCGGTCGAATCTTGGATTTCGAGTCGAGCATGTCTCATCGGAGGCAGCTAAGATGGCACGGTTAAGCGAAATCATTGAGTCGCGTCAGAAGGGGATTGTGTATTGTGCTACCAGAAGACGAGTAGAGCTGATTTCGGAGAAGCTTTCCACTTGGGATATTGCCCATATCTCCTATCACGCGGGAATGGATGATGAGCAAAGAAGAGAGGCACAAGAGTCTTTCATGACGGGGAAGGCAGATGTGGCAGTGGCCACAAATGCTTTCGGAATGGGAATCGACCGCGCCGACATTCGTTTCGTCGTCCATTTTGAGCTGCCGGGAAGCCTTGAAGCTTACTACCAAGAGGCCGGCCGAGGAGGTCGAGATGGCGAGTTTGCACTTTGTCTTCTACTCTTTAACTATGCCGATAAGCGTATTCAAGAGTTTTTCATTGAAGGGGGAAATCCGAGCGATAAGGTCATTCGCTCGGTTTATTCTCTTTTGAGGAATGTTGCTGATGGGAATGGAGAGATCCATCTCCCAACGCGAGAACTTATCAAACGAATGGGGGGTCGGACCAACGGGATAGCGGTTTCAACTGCTCTCACTATATTGAGTCGAATTGGGGCCGTAGAGCGCTTTGATGTAGTTGGCTCACGTACAAAGGGAACCCGCCTTACCCGAGCAGATCTGATGGCACGAGATTTGAAAATTGATTTGGAAGTTCTGTCCGAGAAAAAGGAACGCGATTGGTCAAAATTGAAAGAGATGATTCAATACGCCTATGCTGAAACCTGTCGGCAGCAATGGATTCTTAATTACTTCGGTGAAAGGGAGAGGTCTCTTTGCGAGGTATGTGACAGATGTTTCCCAGATCCGAATACAGGAGTGCGCGATCCTACAAATGAGGAGCTTATCATGCTGCAAAAAGCTCTCAGCGGGGTTGCTCGAACTTCCCATCGAGGAGAAACCGGTAGGATGCTCCCTCGTTTTGGAGCAAACAGAATTATCTTGATGTTGACGGGTAGCCGCAGTTCTCAGGTTGTCGATGCCGGACTAGATTCACTCTCGACTTTTGGTATACTAAAACAACATGGCGTAGTTTTCGTAAAGGCGCTATTCAAAGAGATGGAACGCTCTAGATTAATTCAAGCTTCAGCTGATGAGTATCGCATGATCTCTTTGACCGCTCTGGGGGCGGATGTTATGCGCGGGAAGAAAAAGGTTAAGCTAGCATTCCCTGAGAAAACTCTTTCGGGATCCCGAAAACGGACCAAAAATTCGGGTTAAACCGTAATGAGCGAATAGCCAGAACGTGCTTTCCCGAATTTCTCAGGTCTAAATGAACTCAGGATTCAGGCGGTCGGGTAAATGTACATTTCCAAATTATTCAATCAGATATTAGACTGGTTGGAATTTTCGGGAATCATTGCCGGGAGAGGAGATAATGAGAATTCTTGGGAGGGAAATATTAAAGTGTTGATCCTATTGTCGGGGGTTTTTATTTAATCAGAGATTATAATGGCTATTTTCCTGGAGGATCTTTCGAATTGAAGTAGCTGGGGGGCCACCGCTGAATATATTGCCAAGAGGCATTGTATTAGAGTGAATTGTCAGATAGATTCCTAGGGATGGCGGCTTTACAAAGGGGGTACAAGTTTATATTTAAACTAAATCTATGATATTAGACCCAGCGAAAAAAATCTACCCGGAATTCAGTCTTAACCGTCTCTTAGGCACTGTTTTTGCTCCCGAAGGAGGCGAGAAAGTAGCGATTTTAATCGACCTTGAGGATCCATCGGAGGTGAAAAACTTCGGCTTTCTTGAAAATAAGAATCTATCCATTCAACGTAACGCCTTTGAAAAATTCTATCAGGTCTTCGAGAGAGGAGAGTTGGATGATCTCGGTCTCAAGGCAGGTGATCTTTACGCCTATAAGATTACTGGGGGAAGTAATCTAGATCTTCCCCATGACTTGTATGATACGGGCGGGAGGCATCTAAGATTTGCGTCAGATATCTATCCGAGTTATGATATCATCCTTTGTATTTCGACGTATTCTGCGACAGCACCTCTCACCGCTTCAGCTAAGAAATTCGGATTCCGAGGGGCTACTCTCCACGGCTTAAATGATGTGATTCTATCTTCCGGACTCTGCGTCGACTACAATGAGGTAAGCCGGGACGCGGAAAAATTAAGGTTGGGTATGACGCGAGCAGATCAGTTTGAAATCGACTACGAAATAAATGGAGATTCATGTAGGTTGATTCTGAAATGCAACGGGCAAGAAGCACAAAAGAGCCATGGCCTCTGCCGAGGGAATAGGCCGGATGTGGCGAACTTGCCGGCAGGAGAAGTCTATTTCGTACCGGAAAATGCTGAGGGCGAATTTCCCATGCAATACAGCGATGGAACATTGGGGATCATGCAAGTTGAGGGAGGTAGGATTCGCCGTGCTGCTCTCCTGAGGGGATCTAATGAAACAATTGAAGCTCATAATCGGAAACTTGAATCTGATCCTGTTGTGGGTGAGATCGGAGAATTAGGTTTCGGAACACAGGTTCTACCGGTCTCTGGGCGCGACATTCAGGACGAAAAGATTCTGGGTACCGTTCATGTAGCCACGGGACGCAGTGACCATCTCGGGGGGCACCTAACTCCGGATCTTTTTTCTGAACATCAGAATGCGACTCACGATGATATTCTCTTTGCTCCCTTTAAAACACCAGATATTAAAATTCCTGAGGTGCGAATGCAACGTGATGGGGTGACAACGATAATCCTGGCAGGGTACCAACCTTCAGAATATCTGATTTCGCTCCTCGATAGCTAATTGGATTATGGGGAGTGATGAGGAACGTCTATAAGACGAAACGCTTACTCGAAGAATATCTGCTCTTTCACTACGGAACTGCTGAGGAAATACTTCCCTTTTCGTTTGGGCCCCGGGGAGCCTTGGACTTTGCCACCCGGTCGGTATCGGAGTGCCTGATCCGCGACTTTTTGCCACCAAGAGCTCGTGCATTGGATTTAGGGTGCGCCGTAGGACGATCGAGTTTCGAGCTAGCGCGTCATTGCCATGAGGTTGACGCGGTTGACTTTTCTCCACAATTCATCGAAGCGGCCAGGTCTCTACAGGCTCAAGGTAGCTTGAAATTCCAATTCAAAATACATGGGCAAGTTTACCGGAGGTCCGAAGCCCGCGTCCCGAAAGGAGTCGAACCGAATCGAGTTAATTTCGAGGTGGGCGATGCTCATAACCTATCTGAGGAAATCGGTGGCTACGATGTTATTCATGCCGCGAATCTGCTTTGCCGCATGGAGCGACCCATGGCGCTGTTAAACCGTCTCCCTTCACTCGTTGTCCCGGGAGGGCAACTGATCATTACCAGTCCTTACACTTGGGATGAGGAGTTTACTCCATCGGAAAACTGGGTTGGAGCAACAGTAAATTCTCCGGATCCTTTTGCAGCTCTTGAAGTGAAGCTCTCAGATGCATTCCGTTTAAAGGGACGCAAGGACCTTCCTTTTCTCATTCGAGAGCACGCTAGAAAATTTCAATGGAGTGTTGCCGAGGCTACCGTTTGGATTCGGAAATAATATCTGGGATTGATTTTGCCAAAGTTCGATGGCCTGCTTATCTCGAGCTAGATAACATTAAGGCTAAAGATGCCATGTGCCATACGGAACAGTCTTCAAATAATCTTTGTTAGCAAGAAAGTGGATAGCCCATTCGTTGGAAGATCTTGTGAAGATCTTTCCGGTTGAGGCCATTTTGCCTAAAATAACGTAAACTAAGTGCCTGATCTCTCTTTGCCAAACGTTTACCATAACGGTCTCTTATCAGTTGGCAGTGGTAGAATTGAGGTGGTCGCCATCCCAAGGCTCGATAAATAAGAAGTTGGCGGGCAGTAGAAAGGAGG encodes the following:
- the ubiG gene encoding Ubiquinone biosynthesis O-methyltransferase; this encodes MRNVYKTKRLLEEYLLFHYGTAEEILPFSFGPRGALDFATRSVSECLIRDFLPPRARALDLGCAVGRSSFELARHCHEVDAVDFSPQFIEAARSLQAQGSLKFQFKIHGQVYRRSEARVPKGVEPNRVNFEVGDAHNLSEEIGGYDVIHAANLLCRMERPMALLNRLPSLVVPGGQLIITSPYTWDEEFTPSENWVGATVNSPDPFAALEVKLSDAFRLKGRKDLPFLIREHARKFQWSVAEATVWIRK
- the recQ gene encoding ATP-dependent DNA helicase RecQ is translated as MEKALKTHFGFDSFRPGQRAVIDAILKKRDIMVVMPTGGGKSLCYQLPAVMIRGITIVVSPLIALMKDQVDSLIRRSIPATFINSSLSRREQDRRVQDMKMGIYTLIYVAPERFRNTLFLNALKGVEISFFAIDEAHCVSMWGHDFRPDYLGIGRAIDKLGHPPIAAFTATATPEVRADIIRHLNINEGIEFVTGFRRSNLGFRVEHVSSEAAKMARLSEIIESRQKGIVYCATRRRVELISEKLSTWDIAHISYHAGMDDEQRREAQESFMTGKADVAVATNAFGMGIDRADIRFVVHFELPGSLEAYYQEAGRGGRDGEFALCLLLFNYADKRIQEFFIEGGNPSDKVIRSVYSLLRNVADGNGEIHLPTRELIKRMGGRTNGIAVSTALTILSRIGAVERFDVVGSRTKGTRLTRADLMARDLKIDLEVLSEKKERDWSKLKEMIQYAYAETCRQQWILNYFGERERSLCEVCDRCFPDPNTGVRDPTNEELIMLQKALSGVARTSHRGETGRMLPRFGANRIILMLTGSRSSQVVDAGLDSLSTFGILKQHGVVFVKALFKEMERSRLIQASADEYRMISLTALGADVMRGKKKVKLAFPEKTLSGSRKRTKNSG